A DNA window from Aphis gossypii isolate Hap1 unplaced genomic scaffold, ASM2018417v2 Contig00882, whole genome shotgun sequence contains the following coding sequences:
- the LOC126555495 gene encoding uncharacterized protein LOC126555495: MIKIALVNTIPVKKSSNEQNNKQQFEQINLESLNNEPEEPVFPTIAHQISNHININDASNNVQSILNEESLIVAKDFEVSNQDIVKRFRKWAVDFNVSHRCANEMLSILCSTGLKLPKDVRTILGQHKTNHLIVEIENGSYLDLGIVNMIKPHLIKQIKCIPDNITIKLSFNIDGLPLAKSSKTQFWPILLSFVNLPHFKQTGNVNEFFKPFLNEIQNLITHGIKIENKIIHFEIVHIVADAPAKAFLLKVKNHNGYFGCNSCEVEGDFIDNKVCFLNLCAPLRTNDSFRSKSNTEYHKDGLSPLIELPLDITTTVVLDYMHCVCQGVMKRLLEFWVRGKKPIRILEEKKDIISLSLLNIRKFVPSEFARLPRSLDDLE; the protein is encoded by the exons atgatcAAAATAGCATTAGTGAATACAATACCAGTAAAAAAGTCTTCCAATGAGCAAAATAATAAGCAACaatttgaacaaattaatttagaatcattaaaCAATGAACCAGAAGAGCCAGTGTTCCCTACAATAGCACATCAAATTTCaaaccatataaatattaat GATGCTTCAAACAATGTTCAATCCATTTTAAATGAAGAATCATTAATAGTTGCTAAAGATTTTGAAGTATCAAATCAAGATATTGTAAAACGTTTTCGTAAGTGGGCTGTAGACTTCAATGTATCACATAGATGTGCCAATGAAATGTTATCCATTTTATGTAGTACGGGCTTAAAACTTCCAAAAGATGTTAGAACTATTCTAGGCCAACATAAAACTAATCATTTGAttgttgaaattgaaaatggtTCATATCTAGATTTAGGTATCGTAAACATGATTAAAccacatttaattaaacaaataaaatgtattcctGATAATATAACGATTAAGTTGAGCTTCAATATTGACGGTTTACCACTTGCTAAAAGTTCAAAAACTCAATTTTGGCCAATTCTATTgtcatttgtaaatttacctcatttt AAGCAAACTGGTAatgttaatgaattttttaaaccatttttaaacgAGATTCAAAATCTTATAACTCAtggaattaaaattgaaaataaaataatacattttgaaattgttcacATTGTAGCAGACGCCCCAGCaaaagcatttttattaaaagttaaaaatcataatgggTATTTTGGTTGTAACTCTTGCGAAGTAGAAGgtgattttattgataataaagtttgttttttaaatttgtgtgcACCATTACGTACTAATGATTCATTTCGATCAAAGTCCAATACAGAATACCATAAAGATGGATTAAGTCCTCTGATAGAACTTCCTTTAGACATAACAACCACTGTAGTACTTGATTATATGCATTGTGTGTGCCAAGGAGTCATGAAACGGCTTCTAGAATTTTGGGTAAGAGGTAAAAAACCAATAAGAATTTTAGAAGagaaaaaagatattatttctctatctcttttaaatataagaaaatttgtACCATCTGAATTTGCACGTCTACCAAGATCATTAGATGATCTTGAGTAG